One genomic window of Magnolia sinica isolate HGM2019 chromosome 3, MsV1, whole genome shotgun sequence includes the following:
- the LOC131239056 gene encoding MDIS1-interacting receptor like kinase 2-like codes for MTDGVGDPGKDHILRLIPLSVFWFGRFKGCEGAIDKTKFVLGIKGSCHGFLSFGVVVASSIPSSFKEMIGLSSIDFHTMIWRALFLMGKPSIWLHQRHSSRTKIPRNKKCRETGLGRKNGNLFAICNFDGKIAYEDIIRATEDFNYKYCIGAGRYGRVYKADLQMGQVVAVKKLDSSQGGEQTNQRSFEKETRALTETRHRNIVKLYGFCSHPRCSFLVYQYIERGSLTSILGGNKGAVELDWVKRMKVIRGVADALSYMHHDRTPPIVHRDLSSKNILLDLEFEACVSDFGTARLIKPDSSNWSTLAGTYGYIAPGMHLR; via the exons ATGACTGATGGAGTTGGGGATCCAGGTAAGGACCATATTCTTCGTTTGATTCCACTGAGTGTATTCTGGTTTGGTCGGTTCAAGGGGTGTGAGGGTGCCATCGACAAAACCAAGTTTGTTCTTGGTATTAAGGGCTCTTGTCATGGCTTTTTGTCATTTGGTGTAGTTGTCGCCA GTTCCATCCCATCATCTTTCAAAGAGATGATCGGTTTATCTTCCATCGACTTTCATACAATGATTTGGAGGGCCCTCTTCCTGATGGGAAAGCCTTCCATCTGGCTCCATCAACGGCATTCATCGAGAACAAAG ATCCCGCGGAACAAGAAATGCAGAGAAACGGGACTTGGAAGGAAAAATGGAAATCTATTTGCAATATGTAATTTTGATGGAAAGATTGCATATGAAGACATCATCAGGGCAACGGAGGATTTCAATTACAAATACTGCATTGGGGCTGGAAGATATGGAAGGGTTTATAAGGCAGATCTACAGATGGGTCAGGTGGTAGCTGTGAAAAAACTTGACTCGTCACAAGGTGGTGAACAAACTAATCAAAGAAGCTTTGAAAAAGAGACACGAGCATTAACAGAAACTCGACATCGCAACATCGTGAAGCTCTATGGGTTTTGTTCGCATCCTCGGTGCTCATTTTTGGTGTACCAGTACATAGAAAGGGGAAGTTTAACTAGCATCCTCGGCGGCAATAAAGGAGCTGTAGAATTGGATTGGGTGAAGAGGATGAAAGTTATCAGAGGAGTAGCCGATGCTTTATCATACATGCACCATGATCGCACTCCTCCTATAGTTCATCGGGACTTATCAAGTAAAAACATTTTGTTGGATTTAGAATTTGAGGCCTGTGTCTCTGACTTTGGGACCGCAAGACTCATAAAGCCAGATTCATCGAATTGGTCCACACTCGCAGGCACTTATGGATACATAGCTCCAGGTATGCACTTACGGTAA